One Sphingomicrobium marinum genomic window carries:
- a CDS encoding ATP-dependent zinc protease family protein: MAQVKKSGVVGWREWAQLPDLGVSAIKVKVDTGARTSAIHAYDVHHFERDGTEWVRFKLHPEQKRRLPEIPCEAPLAGIKRVTSSNGQTQKRFFIKTRIKVGKKTFPIQLTLTNRDDMGFRMLLGRTALRRRFLVDCSKSYIQGKDRPDTAGETS, encoded by the coding sequence ATGGCACAGGTGAAGAAAAGCGGTGTCGTCGGCTGGCGGGAATGGGCGCAATTGCCGGACCTTGGAGTGAGCGCCATCAAGGTAAAGGTCGATACGGGCGCGCGCACTTCCGCCATCCACGCCTATGACGTCCACCATTTCGAACGCGACGGTACGGAATGGGTGCGGTTCAAGTTGCACCCCGAGCAGAAACGCCGCCTTCCCGAAATACCCTGTGAAGCACCACTCGCTGGCATCAAGAGGGTCACCAGTTCCAACGGTCAAACGCAGAAGCGTTTTTTCATCAAGACACGGATCAAGGTGGGCAAGAAGACCTTCCCCATTCAATTGACGCTCACCAACCGAGATGACATGGGCTTTCGTATGCTACTTGGCAGGACAGCGCTCAGACGGCGTTTTCTCGTAGACTGCAGCAAGAGCTACATCCAGGGCAAGGATCGCCCCGACACAGCCGGAGAGACATCGTGA
- the rimK gene encoding 30S ribosomal protein S6--L-glutamate ligase, translating to MKLALMSRSSKIYSTGRLVEAAKERGHDIDVIDHLRCYINITSNRPSIRYQGENLPKYDAVIPRIGASVTFYGTAVLRQFEMMGVYPLNESVAISRSRDKLRSMQLLARKGVGLPVTVFAHKTSRADEIIKMAGGAPVVIKLLEGTQGIGVVLGETQKAAESIIQAFGGVGSNILTQQFIKEAGGSDIRCLVIGDKVVAAMKRTGKEGDFRSNLHRGGTAEQVKISPIERKTATLAAKTMGLKVCGVDLLRGNQGPVVMEVNSSPGLEGIEKSTGKDIAGMIIEFLEKEAKPGKTRTRGKG from the coding sequence GTGAAACTAGCCCTGATGAGCCGCAGCTCCAAAATCTATTCGACCGGGCGGCTGGTCGAAGCGGCCAAGGAGCGCGGCCACGACATCGACGTAATCGATCACCTGCGGTGTTATATCAACATCACCTCGAACCGCCCCTCGATCCGCTATCAGGGCGAAAACCTGCCCAAATATGACGCGGTCATTCCGCGCATCGGCGCGAGCGTCACCTTCTACGGCACCGCCGTGCTTCGCCAGTTCGAGATGATGGGCGTCTATCCCTTGAACGAAAGCGTGGCGATCAGCCGCAGCCGCGACAAGTTGCGTTCGATGCAGCTGTTGGCGCGCAAGGGCGTCGGCCTCCCTGTGACGGTGTTCGCGCACAAGACGAGCCGCGCCGATGAAATTATCAAGATGGCAGGCGGCGCGCCGGTCGTGATCAAGCTGCTCGAAGGCACGCAGGGTATCGGGGTGGTGCTCGGCGAAACGCAAAAAGCGGCGGAATCGATCATTCAGGCCTTTGGCGGTGTCGGCTCGAACATCCTTACCCAACAGTTCATCAAGGAAGCTGGCGGCAGTGACATTCGCTGTCTCGTCATCGGCGACAAGGTCGTTGCCGCGATGAAGCGCACAGGCAAGGAAGGCGACTTTCGCTCGAACCTCCACCGCGGCGGTACGGCCGAACAGGTCAAGATCAGCCCCATCGAACGCAAGACCGCCACGCTCGCGGCCAAGACGATGGGCCTGAAGGTTTGCGGTGTCGACTTGCTGCGCGGCAATCAGGGACCGGTGGTGATGGAGGTCAACTCCTCGCCCGGCCTCGAAGGCATCGAAAAGTCCACCGGCAAGGATATTGCCGGAATGATCATCGAATTCCTCGAAAAGGAAGCCAAGCCCGGCAAGACCCGGACGCGCGGCAAGGGCTAG